One stretch of Novosphingobium pentaromativorans US6-1 DNA includes these proteins:
- a CDS encoding ABC transporter ATP-binding protein yields the protein MTLKISRSPNRVLSIRDLRIDAPSPEGWRPLVHGIDLDIAPGERIALVGESGSGKSITSRAILQLNRGLRTSGSIVLCGQQICGLGARKLQQIRGSMAAMVFQDPMVALNPVRTIGAQVMEPLRIRGVPPKTARARAIELLERLGVRDAEARMNAYPHEFSGGMRQRVVLAAALICQPSLLIADEPTTALDVRAQEQVLDVLDDYARDMQMSVLLITHDLGIVAGFAERVAVIYRGHLLEDRPVDDLFANPGEDYTRALLAALPQIDGPLDQRLSTVGDPRVAQGACS from the coding sequence ATGACATTGAAAATCTCAAGGTCACCCAACCGCGTCCTGAGCATCCGCGACCTTCGGATCGATGCGCCTTCGCCCGAGGGCTGGCGTCCGCTCGTTCACGGCATCGATCTCGACATTGCGCCGGGGGAACGCATCGCTCTGGTCGGGGAATCCGGCTCCGGCAAGTCCATCACCTCGCGGGCGATCCTGCAATTGAACCGCGGCCTGCGCACGAGCGGCTCGATCGTTCTGTGCGGGCAACAGATCTGCGGGCTTGGCGCGCGAAAACTACAGCAAATCCGTGGCAGCATGGCAGCCATGGTGTTCCAGGACCCGATGGTTGCACTCAACCCGGTCCGCACCATCGGCGCCCAGGTCATGGAGCCGCTGCGCATTCGCGGTGTCCCGCCGAAAACGGCACGTGCCCGCGCGATCGAACTGCTGGAACGCCTGGGCGTCAGGGACGCCGAGGCGCGCATGAACGCCTATCCGCACGAATTCTCGGGGGGAATGCGACAGCGCGTGGTGCTGGCCGCTGCCCTGATCTGCCAACCCAGCCTGCTGATTGCCGACGAGCCGACCACCGCCCTCGACGTGCGCGCGCAGGAACAGGTCCTGGACGTGCTCGACGATTACGCGCGCGACATGCAGATGTCGGTCCTGCTCATCACGCATGACCTGGGAATCGTGGCAGGCTTCGCCGAGAGGGTGGCGGTCATCTACCGCGGACATCTGCTCGAGGACAGGCCGGTCGACGATCTGTTCGCAAATCCCGGAGAGGACTACACGCGCGCCCTTCTCGCGGCCCTGCCCCAGATCGACGGACCGCTCGATCAGCGCCTGAGTACCGTTGGCGATCCCCGCGTAGCGCAAGGAGCATGCTCATGA
- a CDS encoding GntR family transcriptional regulator: MDRFCQVDPELKSDIYSTIVVFWRIAFIQAVGVKPDNWKPAVDYRETQETSELREDGTLVQRQIKTAEKADMGSGQKSLALEPGPREAGDAHRWLRDAIISGELAAGEIVTQEELTQRIGASRTPIREAVRRLQQEGLVVSQANKRVQIADFSIADLEDLYILRISVDAIAVRLTVQSLAPEMLAELWGLIAQMDHFALSEDYDRSEIPHRKFHQLLSSSVGERMSRLHSELFDHSDRYRRAFSGSIPGGYWPRRHIEHRHILEAAEKRDCDRAVLLTAEHYGRSVLEEMRVIDPDYVPERLYTALRAAGGVPDPEKLVAHNAVPRKKAG, encoded by the coding sequence TTGGATCGCTTCTGTCAAGTGGATCCAGAATTAAAAAGTGATATCTATTCGACAATTGTCGTTTTTTGGCGTATCGCATTCATCCAGGCGGTTGGTGTTAAGCCGGATAACTGGAAACCGGCCGTCGATTATCGTGAGACGCAGGAAACGTCCGAATTACGCGAGGATGGAACATTGGTTCAAAGACAGATAAAAACGGCGGAAAAGGCCGACATGGGGAGCGGGCAGAAATCCCTCGCTCTGGAGCCTGGGCCGCGCGAGGCAGGCGATGCTCATCGGTGGCTGAGGGATGCGATCATCAGCGGCGAGCTCGCTGCCGGAGAAATCGTCACTCAGGAGGAGCTGACACAGCGCATAGGTGCGAGCCGGACGCCAATTCGCGAGGCGGTACGCCGCCTGCAGCAGGAAGGACTGGTGGTTTCGCAGGCAAACAAGCGTGTGCAGATCGCCGATTTCTCGATCGCCGATCTTGAAGATCTCTACATCTTGCGCATCTCGGTTGATGCGATTGCGGTGCGGCTGACCGTGCAATCGCTTGCTCCGGAAATGCTTGCCGAGTTGTGGGGCCTGATCGCGCAAATGGATCATTTCGCGCTTTCGGAGGATTACGACCGGTCGGAAATCCCGCATCGGAAGTTCCACCAGCTTCTCTCCTCCAGCGTTGGCGAACGCATGTCCCGGCTGCATTCGGAGCTGTTCGATCATTCCGACCGGTATCGCCGTGCATTCTCGGGAAGCATTCCGGGGGGATACTGGCCGCGGCGTCATATCGAGCATCGTCATATTCTCGAGGCTGCCGAGAAGCGGGATTGTGATCGGGCAGTTCTTCTGACCGCCGAGCATTACGGCCGTTCGGTACTGGAGGAAATGCGGGTCATCGATCCGGACTACGTGCCGGAACGGCTCTACACCGCTCTGCGCGCTGCAGGTGGAGTTCCAGATCCGGAAAAGCTGGTCGCGCACAATGCTGTTCCCAGGAAGAAGGCCGGATAG
- a CDS encoding ABC transporter substrate-binding protein produces MNKIVVGSNTAPQSLDPIMTSDVQNELTVASAYDKLVDFDEKGNLRPALATAWRIGEDGRSVTLTLRRNVTFHSGNAFTAKDVIYTLDRIKTLGMGTAAFVSEYMQATSSSPLDVTIQLARPNVTFISALSKIYILDSALVQQHAGSDHGQSWLASHEAGSGVYRLSMYIPGQRSTFTRYDKSWRNDPARPDKLSFLYLPNSSTISQELQAGTVDVGITLAIPDVLQLEQIPDFRVARLPTPLQTYAFLNMRNGLTSDRRIRRAIALAYDYEGHVETILDGYGSVASGIAAPSVKCRIELPSPGRDLAAARRLVKAAGAQGKALSMAYNPAFAEHRRAALALQSGLQQIGLKLSLQPVTFPQYMAMLGNPDSLPEISILWDFPNYPEIGPMLSRIFDSAHIGMTNYSIYSNPKVDSLLRAGLNASDAHKACSDFKSAQALIAKDQPLINIADSQIAVVTGAQVGGPEFRPTFQLIDPTTLTITANTRTQVARK; encoded by the coding sequence ATGAATAAGATTGTCGTCGGCTCGAATACCGCGCCGCAGAGCCTCGACCCCATCATGACCTCGGACGTCCAGAACGAACTGACGGTCGCCTCGGCCTATGACAAACTGGTCGATTTCGACGAAAAGGGGAACCTGCGGCCTGCGCTGGCAACCGCCTGGCGCATCGGTGAGGACGGTCGCTCCGTGACGCTGACCTTGCGCCGGAACGTGACGTTCCACAGCGGCAATGCGTTTACGGCAAAGGACGTCATCTACACGCTTGATCGAATAAAGACCTTGGGCATGGGCACGGCGGCGTTCGTTTCCGAATATATGCAAGCGACGTCGTCCAGCCCGCTGGACGTAACGATCCAACTGGCCCGGCCCAACGTCACCTTCATTTCCGCCCTGAGCAAGATCTACATTCTCGATTCCGCGCTCGTGCAACAACATGCCGGCTCCGATCACGGCCAGTCGTGGCTCGCATCGCACGAGGCCGGTTCGGGCGTTTATCGGTTGTCCATGTACATTCCCGGTCAGCGCTCGACCTTTACCCGGTACGACAAATCCTGGCGCAACGATCCCGCCAGACCCGACAAGCTCTCGTTTCTGTACTTGCCCAATTCAAGCACGATCTCCCAGGAGCTTCAGGCCGGCACTGTCGACGTCGGAATCACCCTCGCCATTCCCGATGTCCTGCAGCTTGAACAAATACCTGACTTCAGGGTCGCGCGGCTTCCCACGCCGTTGCAGACATACGCCTTCCTCAACATGCGCAACGGGCTGACGAGCGATCGACGTATTCGCCGGGCCATTGCGCTGGCGTATGACTACGAAGGCCACGTCGAGACGATCCTCGACGGCTACGGCAGCGTCGCATCCGGCATTGCCGCACCTTCGGTGAAATGCAGGATCGAACTGCCATCGCCCGGCAGGGATCTCGCTGCGGCGCGCAGGCTCGTCAAGGCCGCAGGCGCGCAAGGCAAGGCTCTGTCGATGGCGTACAATCCGGCATTCGCAGAGCATCGTCGAGCAGCCCTGGCACTTCAGTCGGGACTGCAACAGATCGGACTGAAGCTCAGCCTGCAACCCGTCACTTTCCCGCAGTACATGGCGATGCTGGGCAATCCGGACAGTCTGCCCGAGATCAGCATCCTCTGGGACTTTCCCAATTATCCCGAGATCGGGCCGATGTTGTCGCGGATTTTCGACAGCGCACACATCGGCATGACGAACTACTCGATCTATTCCAATCCCAAGGTCGACAGCCTGCTGCGTGCCGGCCTCAACGCATCGGATGCGCACAAGGCGTGCAGCGATTTCAAGTCGGCCCAGGCGTTGATCGCAAAGGACCAGCCTTTGATCAACATCGCCGACTCACAGATCGCAGTGGTGACGGGTGCCCAGGTGGGTGGCCCCGAATTTCGCCCGACCTTCCAGCTCATCGATCCGACGACGCTGACGATCACCGCCAACACTCGCACACAGGTTGCCCGCAAATGA
- a CDS encoding NAD(P)-binding domain-containing protein, whose translation MSLSDLEAKIAHDLETLNYGRPNIVRPRTHPDGHVYDVLIVGGGQSGLGAAFALLSERMTNILVIDANPEGFEGPWETYARMRTLRTPKQLTGLDLGIPSLTFRAWYEAQYGLEAWEELDKISRSEWMRYLRWYRQVLELPVRNDTRTTQIEPLPGGIYRVHLEKGAPLLARKVVLATGIQGGGEWHIPEMMKALPRHLYAHTSEMIDFGAWRGKRIAILGGGASAFDNAATALDAGADEVQVFMRRREIPQVSPIPFLDQNGLLARFGSLDDRMRYIMTEQFLRLGQPPTNDMFDRAAAHPGFGLRLGCPWNGVREIDGKVEISTPEGLEYFDFAVLSTGLVTDPRLRPELSLVSDKIRLWGDLDLDVGEYKSALVDSHPYLSPAFSYTAKDPNDSAMAAAVGGIFPFNFSALVNFSLVASGLAALSYGLKRLVAGLSDQFLREDVNELFADYLAYDEKTCEFDVSRFVRSPQAVDG comes from the coding sequence ATGAGTCTTTCCGATCTCGAAGCCAAGATCGCGCACGATCTTGAGACCCTCAACTATGGACGACCCAACATCGTGCGTCCGCGTACGCATCCCGATGGTCACGTTTATGACGTGCTCATCGTGGGGGGCGGGCAGAGCGGACTGGGGGCTGCATTCGCTCTTCTGAGCGAGCGCATGACCAACATCCTGGTGATCGACGCCAATCCCGAGGGCTTCGAAGGTCCTTGGGAAACCTATGCCCGCATGCGCACGCTGCGCACGCCGAAGCAGCTTACCGGCCTCGATCTGGGCATCCCCAGCCTCACGTTCCGGGCGTGGTACGAGGCCCAGTACGGGCTGGAAGCGTGGGAGGAACTGGACAAGATCTCCCGCTCGGAGTGGATGCGCTACTTGCGCTGGTATCGCCAGGTCCTGGAATTGCCGGTTCGCAACGACACGCGCACCACGCAGATCGAACCTTTGCCGGGCGGCATCTATCGTGTGCATCTCGAGAAGGGGGCGCCTCTGCTGGCGCGTAAGGTCGTTCTTGCCACCGGCATCCAGGGCGGCGGGGAGTGGCATATTCCCGAGATGATGAAGGCGCTGCCTCGCCATCTCTACGCCCACACTTCGGAGATGATCGATTTCGGCGCTTGGCGGGGCAAGAGAATCGCCATCCTGGGCGGTGGCGCCTCGGCGTTCGACAATGCCGCGACTGCGCTTGATGCAGGGGCAGATGAAGTCCAGGTCTTCATGCGCCGCCGCGAGATTCCGCAGGTCAGTCCCATTCCGTTTCTCGATCAGAATGGTCTGCTCGCCCGGTTCGGTTCGCTGGATGACCGGATGCGCTACATCATGACGGAGCAATTCCTCCGCCTCGGCCAGCCGCCCACGAACGACATGTTCGACCGAGCGGCGGCCCATCCCGGGTTCGGGCTCAGGCTCGGATGTCCGTGGAACGGCGTGCGTGAAATCGACGGCAAGGTTGAGATCTCGACGCCCGAGGGCCTCGAATACTTCGATTTCGCAGTGCTTTCCACCGGTCTTGTGACCGATCCCCGGCTTCGCCCGGAATTGAGCCTTGTTTCCGACAAGATCCGTCTGTGGGGTGATCTGGACCTCGATGTCGGCGAGTACAAGAGCGCCCTTGTCGACAGTCATCCCTACCTCAGCCCGGCGTTCAGCTACACGGCCAAGGATCCGAATGATTCTGCGATGGCCGCTGCGGTCGGCGGCATCTTCCCGTTCAATTTTTCGGCGCTGGTAAATTTCAGCCTGGTTGCATCCGGACTGGCCGCGCTCTCGTACGGACTGAAGAGGCTCGTTGCGGGGCTTTCGGACCAGTTCCTGCGTGAAGACGTGAACGAGCTGTTCGCCGACTATCTGGCTTACGATGAAAAGACCTGCGAGTTTGACGTGAGCCGGTTCGTGCGCAGCCCGCAAGCTGTCGATGGTTAG
- a CDS encoding ABC transporter permease has protein sequence MTARLRTGPATLPAASVGVLLVVSLLGPFLAPHDPYLVDLGNAFVAPESGHWMGTDDLGRDVFSRVLTAAPLTLLSAIAVVIASNLFGVAFACLASLLPAWAGSRLMRLCDVALAIPPIIVAMAIVAVMGPSLMAVMIALSAAMWPGTARLMHTVLRETSRTSYVEAAGLMGVTPGRILLRHILPNSLDAILVHASLEVSGVIVMIAGLSFLGIGAPAPSADWGSMIADGRDFVTTAWWITAFPGLAITVSAVLFSLLGDALRVHLDPSLEGK, from the coding sequence TTGACGGCGCGCCTTCGAACGGGGCCGGCCACGCTACCGGCGGCATCGGTTGGGGTTCTGCTCGTCGTCAGCCTGCTGGGCCCGTTCCTGGCGCCGCACGATCCCTATCTCGTCGATCTGGGCAACGCATTCGTCGCTCCGGAAAGCGGACACTGGATGGGCACGGACGATCTGGGCCGCGACGTGTTTTCGCGGGTATTGACTGCCGCTCCCCTCACGCTCCTTTCGGCAATCGCGGTTGTCATCGCCAGCAACCTGTTCGGCGTTGCATTCGCCTGCCTGGCAAGCCTCCTGCCCGCATGGGCCGGATCGCGGCTGATGCGCCTGTGCGACGTTGCGCTTGCGATTCCACCGATCATCGTGGCCATGGCGATAGTCGCCGTCATGGGGCCTTCGCTGATGGCTGTCATGATCGCGCTCTCTGCGGCGATGTGGCCCGGCACCGCGCGGCTCATGCACACGGTCCTGCGCGAGACCTCGCGGACTTCCTACGTGGAAGCCGCCGGCCTCATGGGGGTAACCCCGGGCCGCATTCTCCTCAGGCACATCCTGCCCAATTCACTCGACGCAATCCTCGTCCACGCCAGTCTCGAGGTTTCGGGCGTCATCGTGATGATTGCAGGTCTGTCCTTCCTGGGGATCGGTGCGCCGGCTCCGAGCGCGGATTGGGGCTCGATGATCGCGGATGGGCGCGACTTCGTGACGACAGCATGGTGGATCACCGCCTTTCCAGGTCTCGCCATAACCGTGTCCGCCGTCCTGTTCAGCCTGCTCGGCGATGCCCTGCGCGTGCACCTCGACCCGAGCCTTGAAGGGAAATGA
- a CDS encoding ABC transporter permease codes for MISQTPLVMAGRFAVRHLWFLLQTVFWVVTLVFFLTKLIPGDPARVAAGRFATPDQVEHMRTVLHLDQPVVMQYAGFLGQMVRGDLGRSTTTHQPILSDLATRLPMTLQVVAIGMAMTALVGIGLGTIAASARQKKGDLTVRILLALAGGIPIFWAAIILQWWLGHRLQLFPISGATSYALAMPARTGATVIDAALAGNGEAVWDAFIHLLLPAICLSLPFIAVVGRNVRSSMIGALSSDYVLFSIACGAGPVRVAFHALRATIAPTLTILGMQCGWMTSASLLIETTFGIPGIGAYLAAAAVNQDIFAVLGCVLVIGTVFACANLIVDLLQIWLDPRLRSTAASQGA; via the coding sequence ATGATAAGTCAAACGCCCCTTGTCATGGCTGGCCGCTTTGCCGTCCGGCACTTGTGGTTCCTGCTCCAGACCGTGTTCTGGGTCGTGACCCTGGTATTCTTTCTCACCAAGCTGATCCCGGGCGATCCGGCCAGAGTTGCCGCGGGCCGGTTCGCCACGCCCGACCAGGTGGAGCACATGCGCACAGTGCTCCACCTCGACCAGCCCGTCGTGATGCAATATGCCGGTTTCCTCGGGCAGATGGTCAGGGGCGACTTGGGCCGCTCGACCACCACGCATCAGCCGATCCTGAGCGATCTGGCGACGCGGCTGCCGATGACACTGCAAGTCGTGGCGATCGGCATGGCGATGACCGCGCTCGTTGGCATTGGCCTGGGTACGATTGCCGCATCGGCGCGTCAGAAGAAGGGCGATCTGACTGTCAGGATCCTGCTGGCTCTGGCTGGGGGCATTCCGATCTTCTGGGCGGCAATTATCCTGCAATGGTGGCTGGGTCACCGGCTGCAGCTTTTCCCGATTTCCGGAGCGACCAGCTATGCGCTCGCCATGCCGGCAAGAACAGGCGCGACTGTCATTGACGCGGCGCTGGCGGGCAACGGCGAGGCCGTGTGGGATGCCTTCATCCACCTGCTGCTGCCTGCCATCTGCCTGAGCCTTCCCTTCATCGCCGTCGTGGGCCGCAACGTCCGCTCCTCGATGATCGGCGCGCTCTCTTCGGATTACGTGCTCTTTTCCATCGCCTGCGGTGCCGGGCCGGTGCGGGTCGCCTTTCACGCGCTCAGGGCGACGATAGCGCCCACGCTCACCATCCTGGGCATGCAGTGCGGCTGGATGACCAGCGCTTCGCTGCTGATCGAGACCACTTTCGGCATCCCCGGCATCGGAGCCTATCTTGCCGCTGCGGCCGTCAACCAGGACATCTTTGCCGTACTGGGCTGCGTGCTGGTGATCGGGACCGTATTCGCCTGCGCAAACCTGATCGTCGATCTTCTGCAAATCTGGCTCGATCCGCGACTGCGCAGCACCGCCGCCTCACAGGGGGCCTGA
- a CDS encoding TonB-dependent receptor, translating to MSRFAEELIFVGLAGQRSAGSVFRSKKASVLAAVGLVAMACPAHAQNVAPEAEKATQGLDIIVTATRREARAQDIPIAVSAYSAQDIAKANYRNPGDLQYVSPSVQVSTSGGSGFTVRGVGTNSFNAASEQTVGMVIDGIVYGFVDDIGADFSDIARVEVLRGPQGTQFGKNASAGVVNIMTERPTTDRIYGVGHFSYGSFNDTNASARLNLPLSDDLAMMVVGSYQNRDGWVYNPVKDKDEGDTHQYGVKAKFQWTPSPDFDAFVSIDYRNNYTSPNFLSTYRSLGIGNGAIPPGFGILDYGIVPGPENTQAGISSDAFRRTKTGGVSLEANLHLGDYTLTSLTAYRELNRNIYRTLGGTPIVFAEGPLKDENNQVSQELRLVSPTGGPVEFVGGLYYYRRHGKSAGLLAGDFGGLASLFYGEGARIADSGGEDHTRNTVTSFASYVDGRVSLTDKLKLIGGARLTYDKSSAHLSTVAVPDVYGPFGPVLNPAGSAKTDNTDFSWRIGAQYEFSPEVMVYATATRGYKGPLALPVAGSTPRIVAPETVRAYEAGIKSTLLDQRLLFNLTLFTQKFRNFQTSVLDTSLVPPQFVISNAGGMRSRGVELSVSARPVPALTFTADGTFQDAKFTDFRASCYSEYEPIGLPVTTDPDARGACYTVPGTSDSYIQAAGDPLPNASRWNVSLSAAYDQDLGDELKFDAVARYVYRSAFYTNGVDPNTRIGGYGIVNANIGLGAQDDSWRVGVFARNLFNTYYVAAIETGIFDTGGLTNVISPEARRTLGVVLDGRF from the coding sequence ATGAGCAGATTCGCAGAAGAATTGATTTTTGTCGGCTTGGCTGGGCAGCGCTCCGCAGGCAGTGTGTTCCGCTCGAAAAAAGCGAGCGTGCTGGCCGCGGTCGGACTGGTTGCCATGGCCTGTCCGGCGCATGCGCAAAATGTGGCTCCGGAGGCGGAGAAAGCCACTCAGGGCCTGGATATCATCGTCACCGCGACACGGCGCGAAGCGCGTGCGCAGGATATTCCGATCGCTGTCAGTGCCTATTCGGCGCAGGACATCGCCAAGGCAAACTATCGCAATCCCGGGGATTTGCAGTACGTTTCGCCGAGCGTTCAGGTCAGTACAAGCGGAGGCAGCGGCTTCACCGTCCGCGGGGTTGGCACCAACAGCTTCAACGCCGCGTCAGAGCAGACTGTCGGCATGGTCATCGACGGCATCGTCTACGGCTTCGTTGACGATATCGGCGCGGATTTCAGCGACATTGCGCGGGTCGAAGTCCTGCGAGGACCTCAGGGCACCCAGTTCGGGAAGAACGCATCGGCGGGTGTCGTCAATATAATGACCGAACGACCGACAACTGATCGGATCTATGGCGTTGGTCATTTCTCGTACGGCAGCTTTAACGATACCAATGCAAGTGCCAGGCTGAACCTCCCCTTGTCGGACGACCTGGCGATGATGGTCGTGGGATCTTACCAGAATCGGGATGGCTGGGTCTACAATCCGGTCAAGGACAAGGATGAGGGCGACACGCATCAGTACGGCGTCAAGGCGAAGTTCCAATGGACGCCTTCACCCGATTTCGATGCCTTCGTGAGCATCGATTACAGGAATAATTACACTTCTCCGAATTTCCTCTCCACCTATCGGTCGCTCGGCATCGGGAACGGCGCCATTCCGCCCGGTTTCGGCATTCTGGACTATGGGATCGTTCCCGGTCCTGAAAATACCCAGGCCGGCATTTCCAGCGATGCTTTCAGGCGGACGAAAACAGGTGGCGTGTCACTTGAAGCGAATCTTCACCTCGGCGATTACACGTTGACCTCGCTGACGGCCTATCGCGAACTCAATCGAAACATTTACCGAACCCTCGGTGGAACGCCGATCGTGTTCGCGGAAGGCCCCTTGAAGGACGAGAACAACCAGGTTTCTCAGGAACTCAGGCTCGTATCGCCAACCGGTGGTCCAGTCGAATTCGTCGGCGGTTTGTACTACTACCGCAGGCACGGCAAGAGCGCCGGATTGCTGGCAGGCGATTTCGGCGGCCTTGCTAGCCTCTTCTATGGAGAGGGCGCCCGCATCGCCGATTCCGGCGGCGAGGACCATACGCGCAACACCGTGACAAGTTTCGCGAGCTACGTGGACGGGCGCGTGAGCCTGACCGACAAGCTGAAACTGATTGGCGGTGCGCGCCTTACTTACGACAAGTCGAGCGCACACCTCTCCACTGTCGCGGTTCCCGATGTGTACGGACCCTTTGGACCGGTCCTGAATCCGGCGGGTTCGGCAAAGACGGACAATACCGATTTCTCCTGGCGTATTGGTGCGCAATACGAATTTTCGCCCGAAGTCATGGTCTATGCGACGGCGACGCGCGGCTACAAGGGGCCTCTGGCCTTGCCGGTGGCGGGGTCGACGCCGCGCATTGTCGCGCCGGAGACCGTCCGGGCCTATGAAGCCGGCATCAAGTCGACACTTCTCGACCAGCGCCTGCTGTTCAACCTCACGCTGTTCACCCAGAAGTTCCGGAATTTCCAGACAAGTGTACTCGACACCTCGCTGGTTCCTCCGCAGTTCGTCATCAGCAATGCGGGCGGCATGCGCTCGAGAGGTGTCGAACTGAGTGTTTCGGCGCGCCCGGTCCCGGCTCTTACCTTCACCGCTGACGGCACCTTCCAGGATGCGAAGTTCACGGACTTCCGCGCGAGCTGTTATTCGGAATACGAACCTATCGGACTGCCGGTCACTACTGATCCCGATGCGCGTGGTGCCTGCTACACGGTCCCCGGTACCTCGGACAGCTACATACAGGCAGCCGGTGATCCACTGCCCAACGCCAGCCGCTGGAATGTCTCGCTTTCGGCCGCCTACGACCAGGATCTGGGCGACGAGCTGAAATTCGATGCCGTTGCACGCTATGTCTACCGCTCCGCTTTCTACACGAACGGCGTAGATCCCAATACGCGTATCGGCGGATATGGCATCGTCAACGCGAATATTGGCCTGGGTGCGCAGGATGACTCATGGCGCGTCGGCGTCTTTGCCCGAAACCTGTTCAATACATATTACGTGGCGGCCATCGAGACCGGGATCTTCGATACCGGCGGCTTGACCAATGTCATCAGTCCTGAGGCGCGGCGCACCCTTGGCGTCGTCCTGGATGGCCGCTTCTGA